Proteins encoded within one genomic window of uncultured Desulfobacter sp.:
- a CDS encoding response regulator transcription factor, translated as MHILVVDDNTGLLDQLKTALTKKRYVVDIAENGEQALDKIFDIPYDLILLDIMLPRMDGLSVLKEVRKAGMDMPILMLTARSDVQDRVKGLDYGADDYLAKPFSMAELMARIRAMLRRKGNRNPILEVATVCLDTVKRRVFVDGEQIHLTAKEFSILEFLLHNKGSVVSRFNLAEHIWGEEFDPFSMSNYVDVHIKNLRKKLTAHGDEPIIKTIRGIGFIIDEQT; from the coding sequence ATGCATATTTTAGTGGTCGACGATAATACAGGGCTGTTGGATCAGCTAAAAACAGCTTTAACAAAAAAACGATACGTGGTGGACATTGCTGAAAACGGAGAGCAGGCATTAGACAAGATATTTGATATTCCTTATGACCTGATTCTTTTGGATATCATGCTTCCCCGAATGGATGGGCTGAGTGTGCTCAAAGAGGTCCGCAAAGCAGGGATGGACATGCCGATTCTCATGCTCACCGCAAGAAGTGATGTTCAAGACAGGGTTAAAGGGTTGGATTACGGTGCGGATGATTACCTTGCAAAGCCCTTTTCCATGGCAGAACTCATGGCCCGGATCAGGGCAATGCTCCGAAGGAAAGGGAATCGGAACCCAATACTTGAAGTGGCGACGGTTTGCCTGGATACGGTCAAACGAAGGGTCTTTGTGGATGGAGAGCAGATCCATTTGACGGCCAAAGAGTTTTCAATCCTTGAATTTCTTTTGCATAACAAGGGCAGCGTGGTGTCTCGATTCAATCTTGCCGAGCATATCTGGGGGGAGGAATTTGATCCCTTTTCCATGTCAAATTATGTAGATGTCCACATTAAAAATCTTAGAAAAAAACTTACGGCACACGGGGACGAGCCCATTATTAAAACCATCCGGGGGATCGGATTTATCATTGACGAGCAGACATGA
- a CDS encoding HAMP domain-containing sensor histidine kinase: protein MKIRKKITIWISGTALFSTLAFSSLIFFELTEEPFKLIDKELLHMATVLTQRIQETTNHEKALNLNDMPYNPDEYWIVAQDDHKKEIYRSRLTQFTDISTPIGKTRFVIEKHIPRTHIWLKQDRHDDVMFRGMVVQERINGRFVEIRIAKPIEDLEEELIRLGMTIGISLFLCALTIFILSYALAGRILRPISAIINQSREISEKSLDKRIPLGKTKDELYELSVALNKMFDRIQLSFLRQKEFIGNASHELKSPITLLMLAQEDILLNENLSLSAEDSLIKQLETSRRMSHLVKNLLDLSRMEQQDKLHKEKTDLSQLIQRVVGDYADVLAEKQIQVHRQIDTPCSMMGDPEKLFRLFVNLIDNAIRYNQPEKGIIKITLTQSQAMAHIEILNAGREIPKQDLPRLFEQFYRVEKSRSQALGGSGLGLAIARKIVSLHNGTISIRNTPDRMIQVMVELPV, encoded by the coding sequence ATGAAGATCCGAAAAAAAATAACCATCTGGATTTCCGGGACTGCCCTTTTTTCCACCTTGGCATTTTCATCTCTTATTTTTTTTGAACTGACAGAGGAACCGTTCAAGCTGATCGACAAGGAGCTTTTGCATATGGCTACGGTTCTGACCCAAAGAATACAAGAGACGACGAACCATGAAAAGGCGTTAAACTTGAACGATATGCCGTATAATCCCGACGAATACTGGATTGTGGCTCAAGATGATCACAAAAAGGAGATTTACCGATCAAGACTGACACAATTCACCGATATATCCACGCCCATCGGCAAGACCAGATTTGTAATCGAAAAACATATCCCAAGAACGCATATCTGGTTAAAACAGGACCGCCATGATGATGTCATGTTCAGGGGGATGGTGGTTCAAGAGAGGATAAACGGCCGCTTTGTTGAGATTCGTATCGCAAAACCCATTGAAGACTTAGAAGAAGAATTAATCAGGCTTGGCATGACCATCGGCATCAGTCTTTTTCTTTGTGCACTGACCATTTTCATTTTGAGCTATGCCCTGGCAGGCAGAATATTAAGGCCGATTTCAGCCATTATAAATCAATCCAGGGAGATCAGTGAAAAATCTCTGGACAAACGAATTCCCTTGGGCAAGACCAAAGATGAACTCTATGAATTATCTGTGGCATTAAATAAGATGTTCGACAGAATCCAGCTATCATTTCTGCGTCAAAAAGAATTCATAGGCAATGCTTCCCACGAATTAAAAAGCCCCATCACCCTTTTAATGCTGGCCCAGGAGGATATACTGCTCAATGAAAATTTGTCTTTGTCGGCAGAAGATAGCCTGATAAAACAGCTGGAAACCAGCCGCCGCATGAGCCATCTGGTTAAAAACCTGCTGGACTTGTCCAGGATGGAGCAGCAAGACAAATTGCATAAGGAAAAAACGGATCTGTCCCAACTGATCCAAAGGGTTGTTGGTGATTATGCGGATGTGCTGGCTGAAAAACAGATTCAAGTCCACAGGCAAATTGACACCCCCTGTTCGATGATGGGTGACCCGGAAAAATTGTTTCGTCTTTTTGTTAATCTTATTGATAATGCCATTCGATACAACCAGCCTGAAAAGGGAATTATAAAAATTACCCTGACTCAATCCCAGGCGATGGCCCACATTGAAATCTTAAACGCCGGCCGTGAAATCCCGAAACAGGACCTCCCCCGTTTATTTGAGCAATTCTATCGTGTTGAAAAATCAAGATCCCAGGCCCTGGGAGGTTCAGGGCTTGGCCTTGCAATTGCCCGAAAAATTGTCAGCCTCCATAATGGAACCATTTCTATTCGTAATACCCCTGACCGGATGATACAGGTTATGGTTGAACTGCCGGTTTAG
- a CDS encoding isoprenylcysteine carboxylmethyltransferase family protein gives MLSYIEKYRILISRIAAGFVLFFIVTTQSYWETDNEMFGFILLFTGIVLVGIASLGRMWCSLYIAGYKDQQLITKGPYSICRNPLYFFSMLGVLGIGFCTETLIFPGLFVLLFACYYPFVIKSEEKRLQSRFGSVFEIYTRNVPAFFPNISIFEEPETYKVNPGVYRIHIFSALWFVWSVGILEVIEGFRKTGVIDALWTIY, from the coding sequence ATGCTTTCGTATATTGAAAAATACAGAATTTTGATTTCCCGGATTGCAGCTGGTTTTGTTTTATTTTTTATAGTTACCACTCAAAGCTACTGGGAAACGGATAATGAAATGTTCGGTTTTATTTTGCTGTTTACCGGTATCGTTCTGGTCGGCATCGCTTCATTGGGCCGTATGTGGTGTTCTCTTTATATAGCCGGGTATAAGGATCAACAATTGATCACCAAAGGCCCTTATTCCATATGTAGAAACCCGCTCTATTTTTTCAGTATGTTGGGTGTCTTAGGAATCGGTTTTTGTACTGAAACACTTATTTTTCCAGGGCTTTTTGTTCTTTTATTCGCTTGTTATTATCCCTTTGTAATAAAAAGCGAAGAAAAGAGACTTCAATCGCGTTTCGGCTCCGTGTTTGAAATATACACCCGCAATGTCCCGGCATTTTTCCCAAACATTTCAATATTTGAAGAGCCTGAAACGTATAAGGTCAATCCCGGTGTTTATCGGATCCATATTTTCAGTGCACTGTGGTTTGTCTGGAGTGTGGGGATTCTTGAGGTGATAGAAGGGTTCAGGAAAACCGGGGTGATTGATGCATTATGGACTATATATTAG
- a CDS encoding IS1595 family transposase, translating to MVAGHKGNPEAVFQKGREGRRNRLRGARGRGTLEKEKPPVFGMIQRCGLVVIKMLANVRRVTIEPLIKSVILPGTLIYTDEYGIYNRLSEWGYKHKSVNHGAGEYARDEDGDGFHEVHVNTMEGFWSLLRGWLRPHRGVSQEKLPFYLGFFEFVHNAGKRGKALLHSLVELLVR from the coding sequence ATTGTAGCAGGGCATAAAGGCAATCCCGAAGCAGTATTCCAAAAAGGGAGGGAAGGCCGTCGAAATCGTTTACGAGGTGCTCGTGGGCGGGGTACATTGGAAAAAGAGAAGCCACCTGTATTTGGTATGATTCAGCGATGCGGGCTGGTGGTAATCAAGATGCTTGCCAATGTTCGCCGGGTAACCATTGAGCCCTTGATAAAATCAGTCATTTTGCCAGGAACTTTGATCTACACGGATGAATACGGGATATATAACCGATTAAGCGAGTGGGGGTACAAGCATAAGAGCGTGAATCACGGGGCTGGAGAATATGCCAGAGACGAGGATGGGGATGGTTTCCATGAAGTCCATGTAAATACGATGGAAGGCTTCTGGTCTTTGCTACGTGGTTGGTTGCGTCCACATCGAGGAGTTTCACAGGAAAAGCTCCCGTTTTATCTTGGCTTTTTTGAATTCGTTCATAACGCTGGCAAGCGAGGAAAGGCCTTGCTCCATTCACTTGTCGAACTTTTGGTCAGATAA
- a CDS encoding transposase, producing the protein MQVNIKTLIDDTQCYETVRELRWPEGRQCPFCESKRVIKRGFDEKEPARQRYECKNCSKRFDDLTGTIFAGHHQPLKVWILCLYFMGLNLSNKQIAKELDLDRTDVQKMTTQLREGVVKKSRP; encoded by the coding sequence ATGCAGGTAAACATAAAGACTCTGATTGATGATACACAATGTTATGAAACTGTTCGGGAATTGCGCTGGCCGGAAGGACGCCAATGTCCGTTTTGTGAATCCAAACGAGTAATCAAAAGGGGTTTCGATGAAAAAGAACCTGCCAGGCAGCGTTATGAATGTAAAAATTGTAGTAAACGCTTTGACGACTTGACGGGTACCATTTTCGCTGGGCATCATCAACCCCTAAAAGTATGGATTTTGTGTCTTTATTTTATGGGGCTGAACTTGTCCAACAAGCAGATTGCCAAAGAACTGGACTTGGACCGCACGGATGTTCAAAAGATGACCACCCAACTTCGTGAAGGCGTGGTAAAAAAAAGCCGCCCGTAA
- a CDS encoding sigma 54-interacting transcriptional regulator → MHNEIDESFQEYYDLFRELDPEVLQKKFLNALLKMQNGRRGSIWIKRGETYVCVEAAGIDSEDIVGVSLDAGAPSIVGWVIENGKMTVAKPGSDRRHNREMEAPFVVKSSLILCFPLQIDKQAFGAVQIIDTHPDGIHLNLDSSQLSPLQTLVEVCSISLWNAMCYSREQKKNRRLSSTLSRIKTENTIIGQSKAFHASMELVKSYADTDFNVLITGESGTGKELVAERLHKASARGDYPFLIQNCSAIPETLLESELFGYKKGAFTGATRDRAGLFEAADGGTVFLDEIGDMPMGTQAGLLRVLQKNEIKPLGSSRVQYINVKIIAATNKDLVGMVRENQFRQDLYYRLSILPVHLPPLRKRKEDIPLLARHFLNTECKKATIPEKKLSAEAKQHLVAYAWPGNIRELENLIRYLIATVPNEDIKADDLPEHILKTGSNGLTGHTDLMNSEAQTNGAQCLRDISAMTWPNLEKAYVIALMEKFNWNITWAAKASGINRSTFASRMRKLDINRGTGPS, encoded by the coding sequence ATGCACAATGAAATAGATGAATCATTCCAAGAGTACTATGACCTGTTCAGGGAACTGGACCCGGAAGTTCTTCAAAAAAAATTCCTCAATGCCCTGCTGAAAATGCAGAATGGCAGGCGGGGATCAATCTGGATCAAACGGGGCGAAACCTACGTCTGTGTTGAGGCTGCCGGCATTGACAGCGAAGACATTGTGGGTGTTTCCCTGGATGCAGGCGCACCTTCCATTGTGGGCTGGGTCATTGAAAACGGTAAGATGACCGTTGCCAAGCCGGGCTCAGACCGCCGCCACAACCGTGAGATGGAAGCCCCCTTCGTTGTAAAAAGCAGCCTGATCCTGTGTTTTCCCTTACAGATAGACAAACAGGCCTTTGGGGCGGTACAGATCATTGACACCCACCCGGACGGTATTCATCTTAATCTGGATTCTTCACAACTTTCCCCGCTTCAAACCCTGGTTGAGGTCTGCTCAATATCTCTGTGGAATGCCATGTGTTATTCCAGGGAACAGAAAAAGAACCGAAGGCTTTCATCAACCCTGTCCAGGATTAAAACTGAAAACACCATTATCGGCCAGAGCAAAGCTTTTCACGCAAGTATGGAGTTAGTCAAAAGCTATGCAGACACCGACTTCAATGTACTGATCACAGGCGAAAGCGGCACCGGCAAGGAACTTGTGGCAGAACGCCTGCACAAAGCCAGCGCCAGAGGGGATTATCCCTTCCTGATCCAGAACTGTTCGGCCATTCCCGAAACCCTTCTGGAAAGCGAATTGTTCGGATATAAAAAAGGCGCTTTCACCGGCGCAACCCGGGACCGGGCAGGATTATTTGAAGCGGCTGACGGCGGCACAGTGTTTCTGGACGAAATCGGGGATATGCCCATGGGTACCCAGGCAGGACTTCTGAGAGTGCTGCAGAAAAATGAAATCAAACCATTGGGCTCCAGCAGGGTACAGTATATCAATGTCAAAATCATTGCCGCTACCAATAAGGACCTTGTCGGGATGGTCCGGGAAAACCAATTCAGACAAGACCTGTATTACCGCCTGTCCATATTGCCGGTTCATCTGCCGCCATTGCGGAAACGAAAAGAAGACATTCCGTTGCTGGCCCGGCATTTTCTAAACACAGAATGCAAAAAGGCAACAATTCCCGAAAAAAAATTATCCGCTGAAGCTAAACAGCATCTGGTGGCCTATGCATGGCCGGGCAACATCCGGGAGCTGGAAAATCTTATCCGGTATTTGATTGCCACAGTCCCCAATGAGGATATAAAAGCAGATGATCTGCCCGAACATATTCTTAAAACCGGTTCGAATGGGCTCACAGGGCACACGGATTTAATGAATTCAGAGGCCCAAACCAATGGTGCACAATGCCTGCGGGATATTTCCGCCATGACTTGGCCGAATCTTGAAAAGGCCTATGTCATAGCGCTCATGGAAAAATTTAACTGGAATATCACCTGGGCAGCAAAGGCCTCGGGCATCAACCGCTCAACCTTTGCCTCACGCATGCGCAAACTTGACATTAACCGGGGCACGGGGCCGTCCTAA
- a CDS encoding substrate-binding domain-containing protein, with amino-acid sequence MAKTSNRTVSVSCRLKELRTQKKMTQSELAGLVGIKRQAVYDIEAGRYLPNTGVALAMAQVLGCRVEDIFYQAPGQARDVVLVDQEHAWGPRVNIAKVRDRHFAYPLVGTHARMEDMGAADALLEPGQTRAKILLPEERVSSTALLLGCDPAFSVLGHRVRETPGHAGLMVRFASSQMAVTRVASGQAHIAGTHMHTRGGGNDGNKFLVSQKMKDISGILIAFSAFEEGLLVAPGNPKGIIGVADLARSDVSLINREEGAALRSLLDDLLQEKNIPATAIQGYDYLAYSHAQGAQAVRHHVCDAALGLRAVAVTHGLDFIPLSHVRCDLVIPSDLMTHPGVAAALDIIQTRAFREELACLPGYETSDTGRIIAEL; translated from the coding sequence ATGGCCAAAACATCAAACCGTACAGTAAGCGTTTCCTGCCGCCTTAAAGAGCTGCGGACACAAAAAAAAATGACCCAGTCTGAACTTGCCGGTCTTGTGGGTATCAAGCGCCAGGCTGTTTATGATATTGAAGCCGGCCGTTACCTGCCCAACACCGGTGTTGCCCTTGCCATGGCCCAGGTGCTGGGCTGCCGGGTGGAGGATATTTTTTATCAGGCACCGGGTCAGGCCAGGGATGTGGTCCTGGTGGACCAAGAACATGCCTGGGGACCCCGGGTCAACATCGCCAAGGTCCGGGATCGCCACTTTGCATACCCCCTTGTGGGAACCCATGCCAGGATGGAGGACATGGGTGCGGCAGACGCCCTGCTTGAACCGGGACAGACCAGGGCAAAGATATTATTACCCGAGGAGCGGGTTTCGTCCACGGCCCTGCTTTTAGGCTGTGATCCCGCCTTCTCCGTCCTGGGCCACCGGGTTCGCGAGACCCCGGGGCATGCAGGTCTGATGGTCAGATTCGCCTCCAGTCAAATGGCGGTCACACGGGTGGCCTCAGGCCAGGCCCATATCGCAGGAACCCACATGCATACCCGGGGCGGTGGTAATGATGGGAACAAATTTCTGGTCTCCCAGAAAATGAAAGATATCTCAGGCATTCTGATTGCTTTTTCGGCCTTTGAAGAGGGGCTGTTGGTGGCCCCTGGGAACCCCAAAGGGATTATTGGCGTTGCTGATCTGGCACGCAGTGATGTCAGCCTCATCAACCGTGAAGAAGGCGCCGCCCTTCGCAGTCTGCTGGATGATTTGCTTCAAGAAAAAAACATTCCTGCAACGGCAATACAGGGATACGACTACCTGGCCTACAGCCATGCCCAGGGCGCCCAGGCCGTACGCCATCACGTCTGTGATGCAGCTTTAGGACTGCGGGCCGTGGCCGTGACCCATGGATTGGATTTCATCCCCCTTTCCCATGTCCGTTGTGATCTTGTCATCCCTTCGGACCTGATGACTCACCCTGGTGTTGCGGCAGCTCTGGATATCATCCAGACCCGGGCATTCAGAGAGGAACTGGCCTGTCTACCCGGCTATGAAACCTCAGATACCGGCCGCATTATTGCAGAATTGTAA
- a CDS encoding circularly permuted type 2 ATP-grasp protein, producing MKFSNYKPAEYYDELFHKDGTVRDGARKLVDQIESLPENALLIKQQSAETSLLQLGNTFNVYGSEEGTEKILPFDIIPRIIEGREWEQIEKGLQQRIHALNLFLEDIYHDKKIIKDKVVPEDLIMSCAAYRKQMEGFTPPKGIWCHVTGTDLIRDTDGRFYVLEDNLRCPSGVSYVLENRQVLKRTFPEVFASSRVRAVDEYPHKLLATLENLLPATGSSHTIGVLTPGRYNSAYFEHSFLAQQMGIELVEGQDLVVSDDQLYMRTTKGLSPIEVLYRRIDDDFIDPKVFRPDSMLGVPGIMQAYFKGRVAMANAPGTGVADDKAVYAYVPKIIKYYLDEDPILPNVPTYVCWDDKDRAHVLENLDKFVVKAANESGGYGMMIGPHADKAEREEFARRIKANPRTYIAQPTISLSQVPTIVGDHFEGRHVDLRPYVLYGEDIYVLPGGLTRVALRKGSLVVNSSQGGGTKDSWVLNGTD from the coding sequence ATGAAATTTTCAAATTATAAGCCGGCAGAGTATTACGATGAACTTTTCCACAAGGACGGTACTGTCAGGGACGGTGCCAGGAAACTCGTCGATCAAATAGAATCCCTGCCGGAAAATGCGTTGTTAATAAAACAGCAGTCTGCGGAGACCTCACTTTTACAGTTAGGCAATACCTTTAATGTTTATGGCAGTGAGGAAGGCACAGAAAAAATTCTGCCCTTCGACATTATCCCCAGAATCATTGAAGGCCGGGAGTGGGAACAAATAGAAAAGGGATTGCAGCAGCGTATCCATGCCCTGAACTTGTTCCTTGAAGACATCTACCATGATAAAAAAATCATTAAAGACAAGGTGGTCCCAGAAGATCTGATCATGTCCTGTGCAGCCTACCGCAAGCAGATGGAAGGATTCACCCCGCCCAAAGGCATCTGGTGTCATGTCACGGGTACGGATCTGATCCGGGATACGGACGGTAGATTTTATGTTCTTGAGGACAATCTGCGCTGTCCATCCGGCGTATCCTATGTGCTTGAAAACCGGCAGGTTCTGAAACGCACGTTTCCCGAAGTTTTTGCAAGCTCCCGGGTCCGGGCCGTGGATGAATATCCCCACAAGCTCCTGGCCACCCTTGAAAATCTCTTACCTGCCACAGGCTCCAGCCATACAATCGGGGTGCTGACCCCGGGACGGTATAATTCAGCTTACTTTGAACACTCATTCCTTGCCCAGCAGATGGGTATTGAACTGGTGGAGGGCCAGGATCTTGTGGTGTCCGACGATCAGCTTTATATGCGGACCACCAAAGGCCTTTCGCCCATTGAGGTTCTATATCGCCGCATTGATGATGATTTCATTGATCCCAAGGTATTCCGGCCCGATTCCATGCTCGGGGTACCGGGTATTATGCAGGCCTATTTCAAGGGCCGGGTTGCCATGGCCAACGCACCGGGTACCGGTGTAGCCGATGACAAGGCTGTGTACGCGTATGTACCCAAAATTATAAAATACTACCTGGACGAAGATCCCATTTTGCCCAATGTCCCCACCTATGTATGCTGGGATGACAAGGACCGGGCTCATGTGCTTGAGAATCTGGATAAATTTGTGGTCAAGGCGGCCAATGAAAGCGGCGGATACGGCATGATGATCGGGCCCCATGCAGACAAAGCCGAGCGAGAGGAATTTGCCCGCCGTATCAAGGCCAATCCCAGGACTTATATTGCCCAGCCGACAATCAGTCTTTCCCAGGTGCCCACCATTGTCGGAGACCATTTTGAAGGACGCCATGTGGACCTTCGGCCTTACGTCCTTTACGGCGAGGATATTTATGTGCTTCCCGGTGGGCTGACACGGGTGGCGTTGAGAAAAGGGTCTTTGGTTGTTAACTCCTCGCAGGGAGGGGGCACCAAAGACTCATGGGTGTTAAATGGCACAGATTAA
- a CDS encoding alpha-E domain-containing protein, whose translation MLSRVADSIYWMTRYIERAENIARFINVNLNLSLDMAPNISSAWQPLVMTTGDYEIFKKRYGTDYSRENVIQFLALDREYGNSIISCVAAARENARSVREIISSTMWEQINRSYLLLKDATKSGAANKDPHRFFKDITALGHMFTGLLQTTISRGEAFHFALLGQFLERADKTSRILDVKYFMLLPTPENVNSPYDVIQWGAVLKSTSGLEIYRKQFHRIVPKQVCDFLIFDPNFPRSIHCCLANAKWALHKITDTPRSAVHNPAEKSLGRLCADLYYSDIDDVISAGMHEYLDDLQTKINQVGIDIREAFFKIPDNRMEKTSVQVQ comes from the coding sequence ATGCTAAGCCGTGTTGCAGATTCCATCTACTGGATGACCCGTTATATTGAAAGAGCTGAAAATATAGCGCGTTTTATTAATGTAAACCTTAACCTGTCTCTGGATATGGCACCGAACATCTCCAGTGCATGGCAACCCCTGGTAATGACCACAGGCGACTATGAAATATTTAAAAAGCGCTACGGCACGGATTATTCCAGGGAAAATGTGATCCAGTTCCTGGCCCTGGACCGGGAATACGGCAATTCAATTATTTCCTGTGTAGCCGCTGCCAGAGAAAACGCCCGCAGTGTCAGGGAAATCATCTCATCGACCATGTGGGAACAAATTAATCGATCCTACCTTTTACTCAAGGATGCGACTAAAAGCGGGGCGGCCAACAAGGATCCCCACCGTTTCTTCAAAGACATCACTGCACTGGGCCATATGTTCACAGGCCTGTTACAGACCACCATATCCCGGGGGGAGGCATTTCATTTTGCCTTGCTTGGCCAATTTCTTGAGCGGGCTGATAAGACCTCACGGATACTGGACGTTAAATACTTTATGCTGTTGCCCACGCCCGAAAACGTCAACTCCCCCTACGATGTGATCCAATGGGGGGCTGTGCTTAAATCCACCTCAGGATTGGAAATCTATCGCAAACAATTCCACCGGATTGTACCCAAACAGGTGTGCGATTTCCTAATCTTTGATCCGAACTTTCCCAGATCCATCCACTGCTGTCTGGCAAATGCAAAGTGGGCCCTGCACAAAATCACCGATACCCCCAGAAGCGCCGTACACAATCCAGCGGAAAAAAGCCTGGGCCGGCTATGCGCAGACTTATATTATTCGGATATTGATGATGTCATTTCTGCAGGTATGCACGAGTATCTTGATGATCTGCAGACAAAAATCAACCAGGTGGGGATTGACATCCGTGAGGCTTTTTTCAAAATCCCGGATAACCGGATGGAAAAAACATCCGTCCAAGTCCAGTAA